From the Malaclemys terrapin pileata isolate rMalTer1 chromosome 13, rMalTer1.hap1, whole genome shotgun sequence genome, one window contains:
- the LOC128848390 gene encoding CMRF35-like molecule 7: MRIFPGWGWIVFPGCWALIGPQEASGPLGGELTVQCWYGRGYENYIKYWCRGTTWTSCLIVVTTGSEAIVKHDRVSIKDIQTFCTFIVTMKNLTEKDSGTYWCGIDKLGLDLMFSVKVNVLPAVPASPPPAPMRETTVHAASTESPFRWTAPEVAESNSTVHSSDPPAGTTDPVLHILTPCILLVLLLILLTVVLFRRMTQRRNKALEGAPGQREKNFHPYRLVPGNTPSPFVTSEPAASCKAAICMPMEETPDSAADEDAYENVIHETQASRSTEEVAPGTVKFPTSHQQTIYANMNPNTRSRTSPSRHQGKRGKKNTG; the protein is encoded by the exons gaTGTTGGGCTTTGATTGGCCCTCAGGAGGCAAGCGGTCCCCTGGGTGGAGAGCTCACTGTACAGTGTTGGTATGGCAGAGGCTACGAGAATTATATTAAATACTGGTGCAGAGGAACAACTTGGACATCCTGCCTCATAGTTGTTACGACAGGGTCAGAGGCAATTGTGAAGCACGACAGAGTCTCCATCAAAGACATTCAAACTTTCTGCACGTTCATAGTGACCATGAAAAACCTCACAGAGAAAGACTCCGGGACTTACTGGTGTGGGATAGACAAACTGGGATTAGATCTCATGTTCTCTGTGAAAGTGAATGTTCTTCCAG CTGTTCCTGCCTCACCACCCCCAGCACCAATGAGAGAGACAACAGTGCATGCTGCCTCCACTGAGTCTCCTTTCAGATGGACTGCCCCTGAAGTGGCTGAATCCAACTCCACGGTTCACAGCAGCGACCCTCCTGCAGG TACAACAGACCCAGTCCTCCATATCCTGACCCCATGCATCCTGCTGGTTCTGCTTTTGATTTTGCTCACTGTTGTACTGTTTAGAAGGATGACGCAGAGGAGAAACAAAG CCCTTGAGGGAGCGCCTGGACAAAGGGAAAAGAACTTCCATCCCTATCGGCTG GTACCTGGAAACACCCCGTCGCCCTTCGTTACCAGTGAACCTGCAGCCTCTTGTAAGGCAGCCATCTGCATGCCCATGGAGGAGACACCGGACTCAGCAGCTGATGAGGATGCCTATGAAAATGTCATTCATGAGACCCAG GCTTCAAGATCGACAGAAGAGGTTGCTCCTGGCACAGTGAAATTTCCAACCTCACATCAGCAGACCATCTATGCCAATATGAATCCAAACACACGCAGTAGGACATCCCCCTCTCGTCATCAAGGAAAGCGTGGGAAAAAAAATACTGGATGA